A stretch of Cynocephalus volans isolate mCynVol1 chromosome 9, mCynVol1.pri, whole genome shotgun sequence DNA encodes these proteins:
- the LOC134385826 gene encoding tripartite motif-containing protein 75-like, translating into MAVMAALSTVLSGLEAEAKCPICLDYQRDPVTIECGHNFCHSCIKQSWENLQDSFPCPVCRHQCQEGTFRSNTQLGRMIDIARLLHITRSKRKRKEEMSLCEKHNQVLTLFCEEDLEVLCPLCTQPPDHQGHHMRPVEEAASHHRKRLRSYIEPLKEQVADVQKLLAAQDRELLELREKVENQAQKLSCEFEHLTQFLEHNQWAVFSRLAEEEKDIQQKLSANRTAFSDHIATVKGLLMEVAEKSVMSEVELLRDIRSILGRCEGLKPPALYSFQLKREACCLPPQNVALRKIIQRFREEVTLDPETAHPNLLVSEDKKCVTFVKKKQRVHRNPRRFTVSPVVLGSEGFDSGRHYWEVQVDDKPKWTVGVCKDSLSRKGKRPPSGQNRRWTVQLRNGDYVAQGAVPVTLLLMEKPRGIGVYLDYELGEISFYNLNDRSHIHSFTDTFSEVLKPYFRVGRDSKPLTICAVTGCEG; encoded by the coding sequence ATGGCAGTGATGGCAGCCCTGTCGACAGTGCTGTCAGGACTTGAGGCAGAGGCCAAGTGCCCCATCTGTCTGGATTACCAGAGAGATCCTGTCACCATCGAATGTGGGCACAACTTCTGTCACTCCTGCATCAAACAGTCCTGGGAGAATCTACAGGACAGTTTCCCTTGCCCTGTCTGTCGTCACCAATGCCAAGAGGGGACCTTCAGGAGCAACACCCAGCTGGGAAGGATGATTGACATTGCCAGGCTACTCCACATCACCCGgagcaagaggaagaggaaggaagagatgtCCTTGTGTGAGAAGCACAACCAGGTCCTGACCCTTTTCTGTGAGGAGGACCTAGAGGTATTGTGTCCCCTGTGCACTCAGCCCCCTGACCACCAGGGCCACCACATGAGACCCGTAGAGGAGGCGGCCTCTCATCACAGGAAAAGGCTCCGCAGCTACATCGAGCCCCTGAAGGAGCAAGTGGCGGACGTTCAGAAGCTACTGGCCGCCCAAGACAGAGAACTATTAGAACTGAGAGAGAAGGTggaaaaccaggcacagaaattgTCCTGTGAATTTGAGCACCTGACTCAGTTTCTAGAACATAATCAATGGGCAGTTTTCTCAAGGTTAgctgaggaagagaaggacatTCAACAGAAACTCAGTGCAAACAGAACAGCATTTTCAGACCACATTGCCACTGTCAAAGGTCTGCTAATGGAGGTGGCCGAGAAGAGTGTGATGTCGGAAGTGGAGCTGCTGAGGGACATCAGGAGCATCCTGGGCAGGTGTGAAGGCCTGAAACCTCCCGCACTCTATTCTTTCCAGTTAAAGAGGGAAGCGTGCTGTCTGCCTCCACAGAACGTGGCTCTTCGAAAGATTATACAGAGGTTTAGAGAAGAGGTGACTCTAGATCCCGAGACAGCACACCCTAATCTGCTTGTCTCCGAGGATAAGAAATGTGTGACATTcgtgaagaaaaagcaaagagttCATCGGAATCCGAGGAGATTTACAGTGTCTCCAGTCGTCCTGGGTTCTGAGGGATTCGATTCTGGCCGGCATTACTGGGAGGTCCAAGTGGATGACAAGCCTAAATGGACCGTGGGGGTCTGTAAAGACTCCCTTTCCAGGAAGGGAAAGCGGCCCCCATCGGGACAGAACAGACGCTGGACGGTTCAGCTGCGGAATGGTGACTATGTGGCTCAAGGTGCGGTTCCAGTCACTCTGCTGCTGATGGAAAAGCCCAGAGGGATTGGTGTTTATCTGGACTATGAGCTGGGCGAGATTTCCTTCTACAATTTGAACGACAGGTCTCACATCCATTCTTTCACCGACACATTTTCTGAAGTTCTGAAGCCTTATTTCCGTGTGGGACGTGATTCAAAACCTCTTACCATCTGTGCAGTAACAGGCTGTGAAGGATGA